The following DNA comes from Deltaproteobacteria bacterium.
TCCGGACGCACGACATGCACCGCGTCTCGGAGGAGGGCATCGCCGCGCACTGGGTCTACAAGGAGGGACACAGCGTCCTCACCTCCGACGACCAGCAGAAGTTCTCGTGGCTCCGTCAGCTCGTGGAGTTCCAGCGCGACCTGAAGGATCCGGCCGAGTTCATCGACGCGGTGCGCATCGACCTCTTCGCCGACGAGGTCTACGTCTTCACGCCGAAAGGAGACGTGAAGGCCTTTCCCGTCGGTGCAACGCCGGTAGATTTCGCCTACGCGATCCACACCGAGGTCGGAGACCACTGCGCGGGGGCCAAGGTCAACGGCCTGATCGTGCCGCTCCGCTATCGCCTGAACAACGGCGACACGGTGGAGGTGGTGACCAACCCGAGCCAGAAGCCCAACAAGGACTGGCTGAAGTTCGTCGCCACGGCGAGGGCCAAGGCGAAGATCCGGCACCACATCCAGACCGAACGACGCGAGCGGGGCAAGGCCCTCGGCCACGAGCTGCTCGAGCGGGAATTCCGTCGCCACGGGCACTCCCTGCAGAAGGTGCAGAAGCAGGGCGGGCTGTTACGGGTGGCCGAGGAGCTCCGCCTCGGGAAGTCGGACGACGAGCTCCTCATGCAGGTGGGCTTCGGCAAGGTCACGCCCGCCCAGATCGTCCGCGCCGTCTTCCCCGAGGCCGCGGAAAAGGAGCCCACCGAGACCGCCGAGGCCGCCCCGCTCAAGAGCCGCCTCTCACGCATCATCGATCGGGTCACGCGCCGCCCGCCGAGCGGCATCCGTGTGCAGGGCGAGGACGACGTGCTGGTCCGGTTCGCCGCCTGCTGTAGCCCGCTCCCCGGCGACCCGATCACCGGGTTCATCACCCGGGGCCGGGGGGTCACGATTCACAAGCTGGACTGCACGAAGGCCCTGGACGTGGACCCGGAGCGACGCATCGAGGTCGGGTGGGAGTCGGGGTCCCGCATCGAACACCCGGTCACAATCAACGTGCACACCACCGACAAGCCGGGGCTGCTCGCCGACATCAGCAAGGCCTTCTCGGAGCAGGGGGTCAACATCGCGGAGGCGAACTGCCGCGCGGTCGGGAACGCCCGGGCCATCAACACCTTCCACTTCCGGGTGCTGCACCTCGATCACCTGAAGCAGGTGATGCGGGCGATCCAGAAGGTGAAAGGGGTCTACTCGGTCGAGCGCGTGTAGCACCTCGCCAGCGCTGCGACGAGGTGCCCGGCGAGACGGACGCCCTAACGAGCCTTGGGGGCAGGCTTGCCCGGCTCGCCGAGGGACGCGAAGAGCTCCGCGGAGCTCAACGTGGACCTCTTGGCCTCCTTGTTCTTGCGCTTGCGGCCCATGTTCTTGCGCCGACGCTTGCGGCGGTTTTCGGTCATGCAGGTATTGGAAGCCATCTCGGGTCAGCTCCTGAAACGATCGGGGGAGCTATAGTCCATGGCAGCTCGCGTGTCAATCCGATGAGGCTCTCGGCGCTTGTCCCCGGCCAGCCCTTGGGCCAGAATGGCCGCCACCGAGGAGAAAAGCCCGTGAGCATCTTCCGTTCTGATCTCTTCGCCGGCCAGGTGGCACTCGTGACGGGAGGTGGCACGGGCATCGGACGCGGCGTGGCGGAGGCCCTGGCCGCCCACGGGGCCGCGACGGCCCTGCTCAGCCGAAACGTCGAACACCTGGAGCCCACGGCGGCGGCGCTGCGCGGCCGCACGGGCAGCCCCTGCCTGGCCCTGGCCGCCGACGTGCGCCGGCCCGAGGAGGTGGACCGCGCGGTCGGGCGGGTCGTCGCCGAGCTCGGGCGCCTGGACATGGTGGTGAACGGCGCGGCAGGCAACTTCCTCTGCCCCGCGGCCGCCCTGAGCCCAAACGGCTTCGGGACCGTGCTCGACATCGACGCGAAGGGGACCTTCAACGTGTGCCGCGCGGCCTTCGCGCAGTGGATGCGCGAGCACGGTGGCCGGATCCTGAATCTCAGCGCCACGCTGCACTACGGGGGGACGCCCGGCCAGCTCCACGCCTCGGCGGCCAAGGCGGCCGTGGAC
Coding sequences within:
- a CDS encoding bifunctional (p)ppGpp synthetase/guanosine-3',5'-bis(diphosphate) 3'-pyrophosphohydrolase, whose protein sequence is MSGALLRVNDLVAKVKRYNANADEDLLKRAYAFGARVHEGQLRKSGDPYFVHPVAVASLIADLKLDVPSICAGLLHDTVEDTDTTVEDIRRQFSDEIAFLVDGVTKLGKIPWTTKEERQAENFRKMLVAMAKDIRVILIKLADRTDNMRTLQYMSEDGQERIARETLDIYAPLANRLGIYWLRAELEDLAFQYVHPLEYQRLVQDLAASDRERRKYIREVERILRKVMDDNGIPCDVSGRPKNLWGIYSKMRRTARTLDQIHDIVAFRVLTTNIRDCYAALGVVHENFTPIPGRFKDYVAMPKPNQYQSLHTSLIGPRGERMEVQIRTHDMHRVSEEGIAAHWVYKEGHSVLTSDDQQKFSWLRQLVEFQRDLKDPAEFIDAVRIDLFADEVYVFTPKGDVKAFPVGATPVDFAYAIHTEVGDHCAGAKVNGLIVPLRYRLNNGDTVEVVTNPSQKPNKDWLKFVATARAKAKIRHHIQTERRERGKALGHELLEREFRRHGHSLQKVQKQGGLLRVAEELRLGKSDDELLMQVGFGKVTPAQIVRAVFPEAAEKEPTETAEAAPLKSRLSRIIDRVTRRPPSGIRVQGEDDVLVRFAACCSPLPGDPITGFITRGRGVTIHKLDCTKALDVDPERRIEVGWESGSRIEHPVTINVHTTDKPGLLADISKAFSEQGVNIAEANCRAVGNARAINTFHFRVLHLDHLKQVMRAIQKVKGVYSVERV
- a CDS encoding SDR family oxidoreductase; amino-acid sequence: MSIFRSDLFAGQVALVTGGGTGIGRGVAEALAAHGAATALLSRNVEHLEPTAAALRGRTGSPCLALAADVRRPEEVDRAVGRVVAELGRLDMVVNGAAGNFLCPAAALSPNGFGTVLDIDAKGTFNVCRAAFAQWMREHGGRILNLSATLHYGGTPGQLHASAAKAAVDALTRNLAVEWGPFGIRTNAVAPGPIGDTEGTRRLLQGELAHRAPELIPIRRLGSVEDVAQLCLVLLSEAARNINGAVVVTDGGHCLVGAYDRLMGTSV